From Aquabacter sp. L1I39, the proteins below share one genomic window:
- a CDS encoding FAD-dependent oxidoreductase gives MTASHDYDYIVIGGGFYGCCLALFLRSVTSRILLVEAGDTFLMRASRVNQARVHTGFHYPRSFVTAARSAALSDRFAQDFPEAVVDDFQMLYAIARSRSKVSAGRFFRMFHDLKAPIRPAREAEAALFDRRMIEETFACREHAFDYSVLQHKLTDRVFSSGIEVRMQTSVVDANEEADAAVLHLSDGSVVRGRRVFNVTYAQINQILRLANLPLAPVRYEFTEIALVEPPHDLEGLGVTVMDGAFFSVMPYPAAGLYSLTHVRYTPHASWLDTPGGLSAYEVGERMPRESRVRHMLLDSQRYLPCLADMRYVRSLYDVKAVLLKNERDDGRPILFQRNPSSSHITSVMGGKIDNIYDLFVLLKREGGALEHAHHRLLLDQPGRVA, from the coding sequence ATGACGGCGAGCCATGACTACGACTACATCGTCATCGGAGGTGGATTTTATGGCTGTTGCCTGGCGCTCTTTTTGCGCTCGGTGACGTCACGCATCCTGCTCGTGGAAGCGGGCGATACCTTTCTCATGCGCGCGTCCCGCGTGAATCAGGCCAGGGTGCATACTGGGTTTCACTATCCCCGCAGCTTTGTCACAGCCGCTCGGTCGGCCGCTCTCAGCGACCGATTCGCCCAGGACTTTCCGGAAGCCGTCGTGGACGACTTCCAGATGCTGTATGCCATCGCCCGGTCCCGGTCCAAGGTGTCCGCTGGGCGTTTCTTTCGCATGTTTCATGACTTGAAGGCGCCGATCCGGCCCGCGCGGGAAGCGGAGGCTGCGCTTTTCGACCGCAGGATGATTGAGGAGACTTTCGCCTGCCGGGAGCACGCGTTTGATTATTCGGTTCTCCAACACAAGCTAACCGACCGCGTTTTCTCCAGTGGCATCGAAGTGAGGATGCAGACATCGGTCGTTGACGCCAATGAGGAAGCGGACGCTGCCGTCCTGCACCTGTCGGACGGCTCCGTCGTGAGAGGACGCAGAGTCTTCAACGTGACCTACGCGCAGATCAACCAGATTCTGCGCCTGGCGAACCTTCCTCTGGCGCCTGTGCGCTATGAGTTCACCGAGATCGCGCTGGTCGAGCCGCCACACGATCTGGAGGGGCTGGGCGTGACGGTGATGGACGGCGCCTTCTTTTCGGTCATGCCCTATCCGGCGGCCGGTCTCTATTCGCTCACGCATGTGCGCTACACGCCGCATGCCAGCTGGCTGGACACGCCGGGAGGGCTTTCGGCCTATGAGGTCGGCGAACGGATGCCGCGGGAAAGCCGCGTGCGCCACATGCTTCTTGATTCGCAGCGGTACCTGCCTTGCCTTGCCGATATGCGGTACGTGCGGTCGCTCTATGACGTCAAGGCGGTCCTGCTGAAGAATGAGCGGGACGACGGCCGGCCGATCCTGTTCCAGCGCAATCCATCAAGCTCCCACATCACCTCTGTGATGGGGGGAAAGATCGACAACATTTACGA
- a CDS encoding sugar phosphate isomerase/epimerase family protein, translating to MIFAMSNIAWKGSERLQAYRMLRDAGFSGLEIAPGLLLGEAVADVFPSEDVVQDRLSEAAAFGLTMVSMQSLLFGVEGAALFGTSEEVKRLDHGLSRAIRLAGRLGIGNLVFGSPRQRVIPDGMQAAEVEQRVADVFGPLGELARENGAVIALEPNPAQYGTNFMTTFAETLAVVDRLDHSGITVNFDTGALHMTGRYGDMAEAVTAGRHRISHVHLSRPFLEPAPASSDEAIALLRALALAGYKGAVSIEMKAVPDDGMHAVENAIRLLRDAINQTGVEAGCGCADEA from the coding sequence ATGATCTTCGCGATGTCGAATATCGCCTGGAAGGGCTCCGAGCGCCTCCAGGCCTACCGGATGTTGCGGGACGCAGGATTTTCAGGCCTTGAGATCGCCCCGGGTTTGCTGCTTGGAGAGGCCGTAGCTGACGTCTTCCCTTCGGAAGACGTGGTCCAGGACCGCCTCTCGGAGGCTGCGGCCTTCGGGCTGACCATGGTATCCATGCAATCCCTGCTCTTCGGGGTCGAAGGTGCGGCGCTGTTCGGGACCTCCGAGGAGGTGAAGCGGTTGGACCACGGCTTGAGCCGTGCGATCCGGCTGGCGGGTCGTCTCGGCATCGGCAACCTGGTCTTCGGTTCACCGCGCCAACGGGTCATCCCGGATGGGATGCAGGCTGCCGAAGTGGAGCAGCGCGTGGCGGATGTCTTCGGGCCTCTCGGCGAGCTTGCTCGGGAAAATGGTGCCGTCATTGCCCTGGAGCCGAACCCGGCTCAATATGGCACCAACTTCATGACCACATTTGCAGAGACCCTTGCGGTCGTCGACCGCCTCGATCATTCGGGCATTACGGTCAATTTCGACACGGGCGCCCTGCATATGACCGGTCGTTATGGGGATATGGCGGAGGCTGTGACTGCCGGTCGGCACCGGATCTCCCATGTGCATTTGAGCCGACCTTTCCTAGAGCCTGCGCCAGCCTCCTCGGATGAAGCGATTGCCTTGCTGCGTGCCTTGGCCTTGGCAGGCTATAAGGGGGCTGTCTCGATTGAAATGAAGGCGGTTCCTGACGACGGGATGCATGCAGTGGAAAATGCGATCCGTCTCCTTCGGGATGCCATCAACCAGACTGGGGTCGAAGCCGGGTGTGGATGCGCAGATGAAGCCTGA